One segment of Anopheles stephensi strain Indian chromosome 3, UCI_ANSTEP_V1.0, whole genome shotgun sequence DNA contains the following:
- the LOC118512964 gene encoding peptidyl-prolyl cis-trans isomerase H, translated as MPTWTQIQSQLRNPNNPVVFMDITVGTAEIGRMVFELYADVVPKTCENFRQFCTGEYKKDGVPIGYKGSSFHRVIKDFMIQGGDFVNGDGTGVMSIYGSATFPDEHFLLKHDAPGLLSMANSGKDTNGCQFFITCSKCNFLDYKHVVFGRVLDGLLIMRKIENVPTGPNNKPKLPVVISQCGQL; from the exons ATGCCTACATGGACGCAGATTCAATCCCAGCTTCGCAATCCCAACAATCCGGTTGTGTTTATGGACATTACCGTAGGGACAGCG GAAATTGGCCGCATGGTGTTCGAACTGTACGCGGACGTTGTACCGAAAACGTGTGAAAACTTCCGGCAGTTCTGTACGGGCGAGTACAAAAAGGATGGCGTCCCGATCGGGTACAAGGGTTCGAGCTTCCACCGCGTTATCAAAGACTTTATGATACAGGGAGGAGATTTCGTGAAT GGCGACGGTACGGGCGTCATGAGCATCTACGGCAGTGCCACCTTCCCCGACGAACACTTTCTGCTGAAGCACGATGCGCCCGGCCTGCTCTCGATGGCCAACAGCGGGAAGGATACGAACGGTTGCCAGTTTTTCATCACCTGTTCAAAGTGTAACTTTCTCGACTATAAACACGTCGTGTTTGGGCGCGTGCTGGATGGGCTGCTAATTATGCGGAAGATCGAAAACGTTCCGACGGGGCCGAATAACAAGCCGAAGCTGCCGGTAGTCATATCGCAGTGCGGCCAGCTGTAG